A single region of the Acidobacteriota bacterium genome encodes:
- a CDS encoding DUF2277 domain-containing protein translates to MCRNIRVLYNFEPPASEDEVRAAALQYVRKVSGSTRPSRANEAAFEQAVDAVAEATAVLLGELTTTAPARNREAEAEKARERWRRRQAKMAASASG, encoded by the coding sequence ATGTGCAGGAACATCCGCGTTCTCTACAACTTCGAGCCGCCCGCGAGCGAAGACGAAGTACGCGCCGCGGCCCTCCAGTACGTGCGCAAGGTCAGTGGTTCGACCAGGCCGTCGCGCGCGAACGAAGCCGCCTTCGAGCAGGCAGTGGACGCCGTCGCCGAGGCGACCGCCGTGCTCCTCGGGGAACTCACGACGACCGCGCCGGCGCGCAACCGGGAGGCGGAAGCGGAGAAGGCGCGGGAGCGCTGGCGCCGGCGACAGGCGAAGATGGCGGCCTCGGCTTCCGGCTAA
- a CDS encoding MT-A70 family methyltransferase, producing MPATEHSAASDFEEAHACSVFGTVLADPPWQFVNRTGKVAPEHRRLSRYPTLKRAEIEAIPVADACAEHAHLYLWVPNALLREGLDVMRRWGFTYKTNLVWHKVRKDGGPDGRGVGFYFRNTTELVLFGVRGRLRTLPPGRRQVNIIRSRKREHSRKPDELYDIIEACSPGPYLELFARGRHSELWTAWGDQSTDYAPDWPTYRNAGVRAR from the coding sequence ATGCCCGCGACCGAACACTCCGCGGCCTCCGACTTCGAAGAGGCTCATGCCTGCAGCGTCTTCGGCACTGTTCTGGCCGATCCGCCTTGGCAGTTCGTGAATCGAACGGGCAAGGTGGCGCCGGAGCATCGCCGTCTGAGCCGGTATCCAACCCTGAAGCGGGCGGAGATCGAAGCGATTCCGGTCGCGGACGCCTGCGCCGAGCACGCCCATCTCTACCTTTGGGTGCCGAATGCCCTCCTCCGGGAAGGTCTCGACGTGATGCGGCGCTGGGGCTTCACCTACAAGACGAACCTGGTCTGGCACAAGGTCCGCAAGGACGGTGGTCCGGATGGCCGGGGAGTCGGCTTCTACTTCCGCAACACGACCGAACTCGTCCTGTTCGGAGTGCGAGGCAGGCTGCGGACCCTTCCGCCGGGCAGGCGTCAGGTCAACATCATCCGTTCGCGCAAGCGTGAGCACTCCCGCAAGCCGGACGAGCTCTACGACATCATCGAAGCGTGTAGCCCGGGGCCGTACCTGGAGCTGTTCGCCCGGGGGCGGCACTCGGAACTCTGGACCGCCTGGGGCGATCAGAGCACGGACTACGCGCCGGACTGGCCCACCTACCGGAATGCCGGCGTTCGCGCCCGCTGA